In Streptomyces sp. NBC_01439, the following are encoded in one genomic region:
- a CDS encoding FDXHR family putative zinc-binding protein produces the protein MPGTPDTAPEATESETCNGRFREAGPARPDATASETYIGRFRESDPARPGASAGPKVATVTFGADPARPGASAYCSCGAWWTGSSRAHCPACHITCSSDTAAGRHRRGRFGIDRRCIDPAEAGLIPTARPYGTLWSLPGAAAPHWDRDAE, from the coding sequence GTGCCCGGCACCCCCGACACCGCCCCCGAAGCCACCGAGTCCGAAACCTGCAACGGCAGGTTTCGGGAGGCCGGCCCCGCCCGCCCCGACGCCACCGCGTCCGAGACCTACATCGGTAGGTTTCGGGAGAGCGACCCTGCCCGCCCGGGCGCCTCCGCGGGTCCGAAAGTTGCAACGGTAACTTTCGGGGCCGACCCTGCCCGCCCGGGCGCCTCCGCGTACTGCTCCTGCGGCGCCTGGTGGACCGGCAGCTCACGCGCGCACTGCCCGGCCTGTCACATCACGTGCAGCTCCGACACCGCCGCCGGCCGCCACCGCCGCGGCCGGTTCGGCATCGACCGCCGGTGCATCGATCCCGCCGAGGCCGGCCTCATCCCGACCGCCCGCCCGTACGGCACCCTGTGGTCCCTGCCCGGCGCGGCCGCCCCGCACTGGGACCGCGACGCCGAGTAG
- a CDS encoding helix-turn-helix domain-containing protein, giving the protein MPANDLTASRKERAAVLLARGLNAEHVAREVQVTGRTVRRWLENPEYAERVRELRRTSLGETLRVLETISRNAVGVLGGIMTNSAESSTVRVRAAIGVLTLLPRLAEHVELEERVALLEAATSCRDEGGTS; this is encoded by the coding sequence ATGCCCGCGAATGACCTGACGGCGAGCAGAAAGGAGCGCGCGGCGGTCCTCCTCGCCCGGGGCCTGAATGCCGAGCACGTCGCCCGTGAGGTCCAGGTGACCGGCCGTACGGTCCGCCGGTGGCTGGAGAACCCCGAATACGCGGAACGCGTCAGGGAGCTGCGGCGTACATCGCTGGGGGAGACCCTGCGGGTGCTGGAGACGATCAGCCGCAACGCGGTGGGTGTCCTCGGCGGGATCATGACCAACAGCGCCGAGTCGTCCACGGTCCGAGTCCGGGCAGCCATCGGTGTCCTGACGCTGCTGCCCCGCCTCGCCGAGCACGTCGAGCTGGAGGAGCGCGTGGCGTTGCTGGAGGCGGCGACGTCGTGCCGGGACGAGGGCGGGACGTCGTGA
- a CDS encoding MBL fold metallo-hydrolase, with protein MTYTGEVKVGGPADVHELADLMISKVAVGPMNNNAYLLRCRATDEQLLIDAAAEPETLLRLIGDDGITSVVTTHRHGDHWGALADVVEATGARTYAGAHDAEGIPVATDVLVADGDTVTVGRVSLTARHLVGHTPGSIALIYDDPHGHPHVFTGDCLFPGGPGRTTQPEEFNSLMDGLEAKVFGVLPDETWVYPGHGNDTTLGAERPHLAEWRARGW; from the coding sequence ATGACGTACACCGGAGAGGTCAAGGTCGGCGGTCCCGCCGACGTGCACGAACTTGCGGACCTGATGATTTCCAAGGTCGCGGTGGGCCCGATGAACAACAACGCCTATCTGCTGCGCTGCCGCGCCACCGACGAGCAGCTGCTCATCGACGCGGCCGCCGAGCCGGAGACCCTGCTCAGGCTGATCGGCGACGACGGCATCACGTCGGTGGTCACCACCCACCGGCACGGCGACCACTGGGGCGCCCTCGCGGACGTCGTCGAGGCGACCGGCGCGCGCACCTACGCGGGTGCCCACGACGCCGAGGGCATCCCGGTGGCGACCGACGTGCTCGTGGCCGACGGGGACACCGTCACGGTCGGACGGGTCAGCCTGACCGCCCGCCACCTGGTCGGTCACACCCCCGGCTCGATCGCCCTGATCTACGACGACCCGCACGGGCACCCGCACGTCTTCACCGGGGACTGCCTCTTCCCGGGCGGCCCTGGCCGGACTACACAGCCCGAGGAGTTCAACAGTCTCATGGACGGCTTGGAGGCCAAGGTCTTCGGCGTCCTGCCGGATGAGACCTGGGTCTACCCGGGCCACGGCAACGACACCACCCTTGGCGCCGAGCGCCCCCACCTCGCGGAGTGGCGCGCACGAGGCTGGTGA
- a CDS encoding NUDIX hydrolase, which yields MTDAETFETIRYAADVVCVRGGDVLLIERGWDPHKGLLALPGGHVDPGETSRAAAARELEEETGVRVDPAALVLVGVYDEPGRDSRGRYVSAAYRVTVPEGTEACAGDDATAVRWVPLAAPGVLAFDHGAIVDDARRA from the coding sequence ATGACCGACGCCGAGACCTTCGAAACGATCCGCTACGCCGCCGACGTCGTATGCGTCCGGGGCGGTGACGTCCTCCTGATCGAGCGGGGATGGGACCCGCACAAGGGCCTCCTGGCGCTCCCCGGCGGGCACGTGGACCCGGGCGAGACGTCCCGCGCCGCCGCGGCGAGGGAGCTGGAGGAGGAGACCGGGGTACGCGTGGACCCGGCGGCCCTGGTCCTCGTCGGGGTCTACGACGAGCCCGGCCGTGACTCGCGCGGCCGGTACGTCAGCGCCGCGTACCGGGTGACCGTGCCCGAGGGCACCGAAGCCTGTGCCGGGGACGACGCCACCGCCGTGCGCTGGGTGCCGCTCGCCGCGCCCGGCGTCCTGGCCTTCGACCACGGCGCGATCGTCGACGACGCCCGCCGGGCCTGA
- a CDS encoding phage antirepressor KilAC domain-containing protein, with translation MAHIMPESPRPGVPAVTNPFDAIRQVRPDGSEVWSARALMLLMGYDRWHNFQTAIERAIRAAENTGTFTPEAFYRLREEGTGGAPRTDYLLNRYGAYLVALNGDPVKKPLVAAAQAYFVVRTRQAEVQEAEAAVPVWAPPPVRVPRATDPVNPLDLPLSYREALEALLGSVRACHEAEEQVQELAPAARSWELLASPDRAGDFTVAEAAQTLCRAGIRTGQNRLMDDMKRWGWVTPSGRPYQRTVDRGWMVLRTEQYEHGETGEARVRTQARVRPAGLNAAHDRLVHERQVPLPRFPGRAGPQPLAGNPDRGDGPGDWFDVGVEGL, from the coding sequence GTGGCACACATCATGCCTGAATCCCCCCGGCCGGGAGTCCCGGCCGTCACCAACCCGTTCGACGCGATCCGTCAAGTACGCCCCGACGGCTCCGAAGTCTGGTCCGCTCGGGCGCTGATGCTGCTCATGGGTTACGACAGGTGGCACAACTTCCAGACCGCCATCGAGCGGGCGATCCGAGCGGCCGAGAACACCGGCACCTTCACTCCGGAGGCTTTTTACCGGCTGCGGGAAGAAGGGACCGGCGGCGCGCCCCGGACCGACTACCTGCTGAATCGTTACGGCGCATACCTGGTGGCCCTCAACGGGGACCCCGTCAAGAAACCGCTCGTGGCCGCCGCGCAGGCGTATTTCGTGGTGCGGACCCGGCAGGCCGAGGTGCAGGAGGCCGAGGCGGCGGTGCCAGTGTGGGCTCCGCCTCCGGTTCGGGTGCCACGGGCCACGGACCCCGTGAACCCGCTGGATCTGCCGCTGTCGTACCGGGAGGCCCTGGAAGCCCTGTTGGGCAGCGTGCGGGCCTGCCACGAGGCGGAGGAGCAGGTGCAGGAACTCGCGCCGGCCGCGCGGTCGTGGGAACTCCTCGCCTCGCCGGACCGCGCCGGGGACTTCACCGTGGCGGAGGCCGCACAGACGCTGTGCCGGGCAGGGATCCGGACCGGGCAGAACCGGCTGATGGACGACATGAAGCGCTGGGGGTGGGTGACGCCCTCGGGCCGGCCGTATCAGCGGACGGTGGATCGCGGCTGGATGGTGCTGCGGACGGAGCAGTACGAGCACGGGGAGACCGGCGAGGCGCGGGTGCGGACGCAGGCCCGGGTACGGCCGGCCGGGCTGAACGCGGCTCACGACCGCCTCGTGCACGAGCGGCAGGTGCCTCTGCCCAGGTTCCCGGGGCGGGCCGGTCCGCAGCCTCTGGCGGGGAACCCCGACCGCGGGGACGGGCCCGGCGACTGGTTCGACGTCGGGGTGGAGGGGCTGTGA
- a CDS encoding GntR family transcriptional regulator — MAYKTPGKGYADVADHFRKLIKTGNLAPGDPLPSVAEIRAEFDVAAKTVSRALGVLKSEGLVASRGSLGTVVAKSPLVITGADRVDRMTLNGLRYARGEDSTGHRVMRRSVHDLEVCQALDMDPGEEVIIRIRTFRQDGRPTSVGVSVYPPRTTAAVPELTDEVPMGDFFGDLYMERTGRDVLKGQRTAESRQASQDELDAMDIDVPSHVAVSVLVTKVTFHDEDGPLAHWEDVYAPGTKMPIS; from the coding sequence GTGGCATACAAGACACCGGGGAAGGGGTACGCCGACGTGGCCGACCACTTCCGGAAGCTCATCAAGACCGGGAACCTCGCCCCCGGTGACCCGTTGCCCTCCGTCGCGGAGATCCGGGCCGAGTTCGACGTCGCGGCGAAGACCGTGAGCCGCGCCCTGGGCGTACTCAAGAGTGAGGGCCTGGTGGCTTCACGCGGCTCGCTCGGGACGGTTGTGGCTAAGTCGCCGCTGGTCATCACCGGAGCCGACCGCGTCGACCGGATGACCCTTAACGGGCTGCGGTACGCCCGGGGCGAGGACTCCACCGGGCACCGCGTGATGCGCCGGTCGGTCCATGACCTGGAGGTGTGCCAGGCCCTCGACATGGACCCGGGCGAGGAGGTCATCATCCGTATCCGCACGTTCCGGCAGGACGGCCGTCCCACGTCTGTCGGCGTCTCCGTGTACCCGCCTCGCACCACGGCCGCGGTGCCCGAGCTGACCGACGAGGTCCCCATGGGGGACTTCTTCGGCGACCTCTACATGGAGCGCACCGGCCGGGACGTCCTCAAGGGGCAGCGCACGGCCGAATCCCGGCAGGCGTCACAGGACGAGCTCGACGCTATGGACATCGACGTCCCCTCGCACGTCGCGGTCTCGGTGCTCGTCACGAAGGTGACGTTCCACGATGAGGACGGCCCCTTGGCCCACTGGGAGGACGTCTACGCCCCCGGCACGAAGATGCCGATCTCATGA
- the uvrA gene encoding excinuclease ABC subunit UvrA, with the protein MTDRLIVRGAREHNLKNVSLDLPRDSLIVFTGLSGSGKSSLAFDTIFAEGQRRYVESLSSYARQFLGQMDKPDVDFIEGLSPAVSIDQKSTSRNPRSTVGTITEVYDYLRLLFARIGKPHCPECRRPISRQSPQAIVDKVLALPEGSRFQVLSPLVRERKGEFVDLFSDLQTKGYSRARVDGETIQLSEPPTLKKQEKHTIEVVIDRLTVKESAKRRLTDSVETALGLSGGMVILDFVDLAEDDPERERMYSEHLYCPYDDLSFEELEPRSFSFNSPFGACPECTGIGTRMEVDPELIVPDEDKSLDEGAVSPWSLGHTKDYFQRLIGALAQELGFRTDIAWAGLPARAKKALLYGHKTQIEVRYRNRYGRERAYTTAFEGAVPFVKRRHAESESDASRERFEGYMREVPCPTCEGTRLKPIVLAVTVMEKSIAEVAAMSISECADFLGRMRLDARDKKIAERVLKEVNERLRFLVDVGLDYLSLNRAAGTLSGGEAQRIRLATQIGSGLVGVLYVLDEPSIGLHQRDNHRLIETLVRLRDMGNTLIVVEHDEDTIKVADWVVDIGPGAGEHGGKVVHSGSLKELLKNTESMTGQYLSGKRAIAIPEVRRPVNGERKLTVHGAKENNLRDIDVSFPLGVLTAVTGVSGSGKSTLVNDILYTHLARELNGARSVPGRHTRVDGDDLVDKVVHVDQSPIGRTPRSNPATYTGVFDHVRKLFAETMEAKVRGYLPGRFSFNVKGGRCENCSGDGTIKIEMNFLPDVYVPCEVCHGDRYNRETLEVHYKGKSIAEVLNMPIEEALGFFEAVPTIARHLKTLNEVGLGYVRLGQSAPTLSGGEAQRVKLASELQKRSTGRTVYVLDEPTTGLHFEDISKLIKVLSGLVDKGNSVIVIEHNLDVIKTADWVIDMGPEGGYGGGLVVAEGTPEAVASVGASHTGKFLRDILGADRVSDGAPVARPVAKKAPVKKAPVKKAAATKAVAAKKTAPAKKTTARARKA; encoded by the coding sequence GTGACCGACCGTCTCATCGTTCGTGGCGCTCGCGAGCACAACCTGAAGAACGTCTCGCTCGATCTGCCCCGCGACTCACTCATCGTCTTCACCGGACTCTCCGGGTCGGGCAAGTCCTCCCTGGCCTTCGACACGATCTTCGCCGAGGGGCAGCGCCGCTACGTCGAGTCGCTCTCGTCGTACGCCCGCCAGTTCCTCGGGCAGATGGACAAGCCCGACGTCGACTTCATCGAGGGCCTCTCCCCGGCCGTCTCGATCGACCAGAAGTCGACCTCGCGCAACCCGCGCTCGACCGTGGGCACCATCACCGAGGTCTACGACTACCTCCGCCTCCTCTTCGCCCGCATCGGCAAGCCGCACTGCCCCGAGTGTCGCCGTCCCATTTCGCGCCAGTCGCCGCAGGCGATCGTCGACAAGGTGCTCGCGCTCCCCGAAGGCAGCCGATTCCAGGTGCTCTCGCCGCTGGTGCGCGAGCGCAAGGGCGAGTTCGTCGACCTCTTCTCCGACCTCCAGACCAAGGGCTACAGCCGGGCGCGGGTGGACGGGGAGACCATCCAGCTCTCCGAGCCGCCCACGCTGAAGAAGCAGGAGAAGCACACCATCGAGGTGGTCATCGACCGCCTCACCGTCAAGGAGAGCGCCAAGCGCCGGCTCACCGACTCCGTGGAGACCGCCCTCGGTCTCTCCGGCGGCATGGTGATCCTGGACTTCGTCGACCTCGCCGAGGACGACCCCGAGCGTGAGCGGATGTATTCCGAGCACCTCTACTGCCCCTACGACGACCTGTCCTTCGAGGAGCTGGAGCCGCGCTCCTTCTCCTTCAACTCGCCCTTCGGCGCCTGTCCCGAGTGCACGGGTATCGGTACGCGCATGGAGGTGGACCCGGAGCTGATCGTTCCGGACGAGGACAAGTCCCTGGACGAGGGCGCGGTCTCGCCGTGGTCGCTCGGCCACACCAAGGACTACTTCCAGCGGCTGATCGGCGCGCTCGCCCAGGAGCTGGGCTTCCGCACCGACATCGCGTGGGCGGGGCTGCCGGCCCGCGCGAAGAAGGCGCTGTTGTACGGACACAAGACGCAGATCGAGGTCCGCTACCGCAACCGGTACGGGCGGGAGCGGGCGTACACGACGGCCTTCGAGGGCGCCGTGCCGTTCGTCAAGCGGCGGCACGCGGAGTCGGAGAGCGACGCCAGCCGCGAGCGCTTCGAGGGCTACATGCGCGAGGTGCCCTGCCCGACCTGTGAGGGCACCCGCCTCAAGCCGATCGTGCTCGCCGTGACGGTGATGGAGAAGTCCATCGCCGAGGTCGCCGCCATGTCGATCAGCGAGTGCGCGGACTTCCTGGGACGGATGCGCCTCGACGCCCGCGACAAGAAGATCGCCGAGCGGGTCCTCAAGGAGGTCAACGAGCGGCTCCGGTTCCTCGTGGACGTCGGTCTTGACTACCTCTCGCTCAACCGGGCGGCCGGTACGCTGTCGGGCGGCGAGGCACAGCGCATCCGGCTCGCCACCCAGATCGGCTCCGGTCTGGTCGGCGTGCTCTACGTGCTGGACGAGCCGTCCATCGGTCTGCACCAGCGGGACAACCACCGGCTGATCGAGACCCTGGTGCGGCTGCGGGACATGGGCAACACGCTCATCGTGGTCGAGCACGACGAGGACACCATCAAGGTGGCCGACTGGGTCGTGGACATCGGTCCGGGCGCGGGCGAGCACGGCGGCAAGGTGGTGCACAGCGGTTCGCTCAAGGAGCTGCTGAAGAACACCGAGTCGATGACCGGGCAGTACCTGTCGGGCAAGAGGGCCATCGCGATCCCGGAGGTGCGCCGGCCCGTGAACGGTGAGCGCAAGCTGACCGTCCACGGCGCCAAGGAGAACAACCTGCGGGACATCGACGTGTCCTTCCCGCTGGGTGTGCTGACGGCCGTCACCGGTGTTTCGGGCTCGGGCAAGTCGACGCTGGTCAACGACATCCTCTACACGCACCTGGCGCGCGAGCTGAACGGCGCCCGCTCGGTGCCGGGCCGGCACACGCGGGTCGACGGCGACGACCTCGTCGACAAGGTCGTGCACGTCGATCAGTCGCCGATCGGCCGCACCCCGCGGTCCAACCCGGCCACGTACACCGGTGTCTTCGACCACGTCCGCAAGCTGTTCGCGGAGACGATGGAGGCGAAGGTGCGCGGCTACCTGCCGGGCCGCTTCTCCTTCAACGTGAAGGGCGGCCGGTGCGAGAACTGCTCCGGTGACGGCACGATCAAGATCGAGATGAACTTCCTGCCGGACGTCTACGTCCCGTGCGAGGTCTGCCACGGCGACCGCTACAACCGCGAGACGCTGGAGGTCCACTACAAGGGCAAGTCCATCGCGGAAGTCCTGAACATGCCGATCGAGGAGGCGCTGGGCTTCTTCGAGGCGGTGCCGACGATCGCGCGTCACCTCAAGACGCTCAACGAGGTCGGGCTGGGCTACGTCCGCCTCGGCCAGTCCGCCCCGACCCTGTCGGGCGGTGAGGCACAGCGCGTGAAGCTGGCCTCCGAGCTGCAGAAGCGGTCGACGGGCCGGACGGTCTACGTGCTGGACGAGCCGACCACGGGTCTGCACTTCGAGGACATCTCGAAGCTGATCAAGGTGCTGTCGGGGCTGGTGGACAAGGGGAACTCGGTGATCGTCATCGAGCACAACCTGGACGTCATCAAGACCGCGGACTGGGTCATCGACATGGGACCGGAAGGCGGCTACGGCGGCGGTCTGGTGGTGGCCGAAGGCACGCCGGAGGCGGTGGCCTCGGTGGGTGCCAGCCACACGGGCAAGTTCCTGCGGGACATCCTGGGCGCGGACCGGGTGTCGGACGGGGCGCCCGTGGCGCGGCCGGTGGCCAAGAAGGCCCCGGTGAAGAAGGCCCCGGTGAAGAAGGCTGCGGCCACCAAGGCCGTCGCCGCGAAGAAGACGGCTCCGGCCAAGAAGACGACGGCCCGGGCGCGCAAGGCGTAG
- a CDS encoding integrase, whose product MTAEPADTEVVDAEVVEDGEGLFPVPADPGKHPRPFIDVDLLPAVADPAPAARPLVNRHTMLRPGQAVPTTADAPTYSEADFRISQETAELLDDAPPANTSRTYTSAWKKFGEWCAAEGRVPLPCTTATFTEYVGHLVRADASPATIRVHMSAIRSQHPDDQKPGTKEAGKMVRKHARSRANRAPRKAPPVTPSLLGSLVATCAAPTPGGQVVALRDAALLTLGWGMLSRRSELAHLTIERLTVEEDGVTVHVAYSKTDQEAEGEDTFVPADPDNPAVCPVRRMSAWLAELRRQGHTSGPVFRAVTRTGAIPTRKRGDFLTPATIGDIVKARAEAAAAPLPDDDPARAVLAKLTAHGLRRGPAQYLARLGQDPTAQGRWKPGSRTVEKHYLAPARGRTDNPFTAARAAAEES is encoded by the coding sequence GTGACGGCCGAACCGGCCGACACGGAGGTGGTCGACGCCGAGGTGGTCGAGGACGGTGAGGGACTGTTCCCGGTGCCGGCCGACCCGGGCAAGCACCCGCGCCCGTTCATCGACGTGGACCTCCTGCCCGCCGTCGCCGACCCGGCCCCGGCCGCCCGGCCGCTGGTGAACCGTCACACGATGCTCCGCCCCGGCCAGGCCGTGCCGACCACGGCGGACGCCCCGACGTACAGCGAGGCGGATTTCCGGATCTCCCAGGAGACGGCCGAGCTCCTCGACGACGCGCCCCCGGCGAACACCTCCCGCACGTACACCTCCGCATGGAAGAAGTTCGGGGAGTGGTGCGCCGCCGAGGGCCGGGTGCCGCTGCCGTGCACCACGGCGACGTTCACCGAGTACGTCGGGCACCTCGTGCGGGCCGACGCCTCGCCCGCCACCATCCGCGTCCACATGTCCGCGATCCGCTCCCAGCACCCGGACGACCAGAAGCCGGGCACCAAGGAGGCCGGGAAGATGGTCCGGAAGCACGCCCGAAGCCGGGCCAATCGCGCACCGAGGAAGGCCCCGCCGGTCACCCCGTCGCTCCTCGGCTCCCTCGTGGCCACCTGTGCCGCGCCGACCCCGGGCGGGCAGGTCGTCGCCCTGCGGGACGCCGCGCTGCTCACCCTCGGGTGGGGGATGCTCTCCCGCCGCTCCGAGCTGGCGCACCTCACGATCGAGCGGCTCACCGTCGAGGAGGACGGCGTCACGGTCCACGTCGCGTACTCCAAGACCGACCAGGAGGCCGAGGGCGAGGACACGTTCGTGCCGGCGGACCCTGACAACCCGGCCGTCTGCCCGGTGCGCCGCATGTCCGCCTGGCTCGCCGAGCTGCGCCGCCAGGGCCACACCTCCGGCCCGGTGTTCCGCGCCGTCACCAGGACCGGCGCCATCCCGACCCGCAAGCGCGGCGACTTCCTCACCCCGGCGACCATCGGCGACATCGTCAAGGCCCGTGCCGAGGCCGCCGCTGCGCCGCTGCCGGACGACGACCCGGCCCGCGCCGTCCTGGCCAAGCTGACCGCGCATGGCCTCCGCCGCGGCCCCGCGCAGTACCTCGCCCGGCTCGGCCAGGACCCGACCGCACAGGGCCGTTGGAAGCCGGGTTCCCGGACCGTGGAGAAGCACTATCTGGCGCCGGCCCGGGGCCGGACCGACAACCCGTTCACTGCGGCCCGCGCCGCCGCCGAGGAGAGCTGA
- a CDS encoding maleylpyruvate isomerase family mycothiol-dependent enzyme, with the protein MTDHVRDLRSVREATDRLLTAVAKLDNAALAEESHLPGWTRGHILAHLARNADALVNVFEGRPMYESATARDADIERDAGRPLEEHLTDLRDSAARFMATTEHDQDWSRTVELRNGVTDLAANVPFRRWVEVDLHHVDLNVGYELSHLPDEFTDREIAFLSDRWSGRPDVPPVTLRARPDRVWRTGGTEGTPVVLEGPEDELLGWLAGRGLRGAHLAVIAGDGLPELPPL; encoded by the coding sequence ATGACTGATCATGTGCGCGACCTGCGATCTGTACGTGAAGCCACGGACCGGCTGCTGACCGCTGTCGCGAAACTGGACAACGCGGCCCTCGCCGAGGAGTCACACCTTCCGGGCTGGACCCGCGGCCACATCCTGGCCCACCTCGCACGCAACGCCGACGCGCTCGTCAACGTCTTCGAGGGACGCCCGATGTACGAGAGCGCCACCGCCCGCGACGCGGACATCGAGCGCGACGCCGGCCGGCCCCTCGAAGAACACCTGACGGACCTCCGTGATTCCGCGGCCCGCTTCATGGCCACCACCGAGCACGACCAGGACTGGTCCCGCACGGTCGAGCTGCGCAACGGCGTCACCGACCTCGCCGCCAACGTGCCCTTCCGCCGCTGGGTCGAGGTCGATCTGCACCACGTCGACCTGAACGTCGGCTACGAGCTCTCCCACCTCCCGGACGAGTTCACCGACCGCGAGATCGCCTTCCTCAGCGACCGCTGGTCGGGCCGTCCGGACGTGCCGCCGGTGACCCTGCGGGCCCGGCCCGACAGGGTCTGGCGGACCGGCGGCACGGAGGGCACCCCGGTCGTCCTGGAAGGCCCCGAGGACGAACTGCTCGGCTGGCTGGCGGGGCGCGGCCTGCGGGGCGCACACCTCGCGGTCATCGCCGGCGACGGCCTGCCCGAGCTCCCCCCGCTCTAG
- a CDS encoding DUF6197 family protein codes for MIGNLEGAVHRAAPLRPDPRAVQALAAEVEGVFAAGPTGYPEPTVRRTLRTARELVIRYGWTRGTLCDRNGLCLLGSVQAAALPYDPAVWECEVRAAEAQLMAALGTVDPHDLPRFNNRQTWAGPVLDLLLRAAH; via the coding sequence ATGATCGGAAACCTGGAAGGCGCCGTACACCGCGCGGCGCCCCTCCGGCCGGACCCCCGGGCGGTGCAGGCCCTGGCCGCGGAGGTCGAGGGGGTGTTCGCCGCCGGCCCTACCGGCTACCCGGAGCCGACCGTCCGCCGCACGCTGCGCACTGCCCGCGAACTGGTCATCCGGTACGGGTGGACCCGCGGCACGCTCTGCGACCGCAACGGCCTGTGCCTCCTCGGATCCGTCCAGGCCGCGGCCCTCCCCTACGACCCGGCCGTCTGGGAGTGTGAGGTCCGGGCCGCGGAGGCGCAGCTCATGGCCGCCCTGGGCACCGTCGACCCGCACGACCTGCCCCGCTTCAACAACCGGCAGACGTGGGCTGGCCCCGTACTGGACCTCCTGCTCCGCGCCGCGCACTGA
- a CDS encoding helix-turn-helix domain-containing protein, with translation MREARLARGLMLKDAAAMAGVDTGALSRFERGQEHVSLPALYRLAKAIGLEALERELAPYVLEHKK, from the coding sequence ATGCGTGAGGCACGACTCGCACGCGGACTCATGCTCAAGGACGCCGCCGCGATGGCTGGCGTCGACACCGGAGCGCTCTCGCGCTTCGAGCGCGGTCAGGAGCACGTGAGCCTCCCCGCGCTGTACCGGCTGGCCAAGGCCATCGGTCTTGAGGCGCTGGAGCGCGAGCTGGCGCCCTACGTGCTGGAGCACAAGAAGTGA
- a CDS encoding GIY-YIG nuclease family protein: protein MTAASSATATSVYVIAMDGSQLVKIGYTAGNPVQRMAGLQTGLPVALSLLWHREGSRALESALHARFAEHRVRGEWFDLSPLGDPVKQVEQAVAAIEAAASADDEPWPVTMWVPYDGDLPYYLVPREAITGRCACGHQAGTHGWSRGRPGGCCGEQPYRGMWFFDTNPCDCPQFDDSPSTIRRYSRMRGVEAASV from the coding sequence ATGACCGCCGCATCTTCCGCGACGGCGACGAGCGTCTACGTCATCGCCATGGACGGGTCACAGCTGGTCAAGATCGGATACACCGCCGGCAACCCCGTTCAACGAATGGCCGGCCTACAGACGGGTCTCCCCGTCGCTCTGTCGCTGCTCTGGCACCGTGAGGGCAGTCGCGCCCTGGAATCGGCGTTGCATGCCCGGTTCGCGGAGCATCGGGTGAGGGGCGAATGGTTCGACCTGTCGCCGCTCGGTGACCCCGTGAAGCAGGTGGAACAGGCAGTTGCCGCCATCGAGGCCGCCGCATCAGCCGATGATGAACCGTGGCCCGTCACGATGTGGGTGCCGTATGACGGCGATCTCCCGTACTACCTGGTTCCCCGGGAGGCCATCACGGGGCGCTGCGCGTGTGGCCACCAGGCCGGCACTCATGGATGGTCTCGCGGCCGTCCCGGCGGATGCTGCGGTGAGCAGCCGTACCGCGGCATGTGGTTCTTCGACACGAACCCCTGCGACTGCCCGCAGTTCGACGACTCCCCGTCCACCATTCGCCGCTACTCACGTATGAGGGGAGTCGAGGCCGCTTCGGTCTGA
- a CDS encoding helix-turn-helix domain-containing protein produces the protein MPAPRMLTTAEAAQALGVSTRTVCRYVTAGKLPAHRNANGDLRFDSGEVLAAKRTGLGRSEAVTVACGPDAAEEAPEAAVSVTGGQALPEWLLVHEAAALLRMSERVVREQAAREEIPARRYGGRWRIHRSAVQAPEAR, from the coding sequence ATGCCCGCACCCCGCATGCTGACCACCGCCGAGGCCGCCCAGGCGCTCGGGGTGTCGACCCGTACCGTCTGCCGATACGTGACGGCGGGAAAGCTGCCGGCTCACCGGAACGCGAATGGCGACCTGCGCTTCGACTCCGGGGAAGTCCTCGCCGCGAAGCGGACCGGGCTCGGGCGCTCGGAGGCCGTGACCGTGGCGTGCGGCCCTGACGCGGCCGAGGAGGCCCCGGAGGCCGCCGTGTCCGTGACGGGCGGTCAGGCCCTGCCGGAATGGCTCCTCGTGCACGAGGCGGCCGCCCTCCTGCGGATGAGCGAGCGAGTCGTGCGGGAACAGGCCGCCCGCGAGGAGATCCCGGCACGCCGGTACGGAGGCCGATGGCGCATCCACCGGTCCGCCGTGCAAGCACCGGAGGCCCGGTAG